The nucleotide window CAATAAGCTTCCCGGTTGACATGCAGCAAGACGACCATGCCAGAATACGGCAGCATCGACCATCTAGATAAATTAATAAAATATGATAAAATTATCTAAATAGAATCTACAATATTTGTTCATGAAGCCGGAATAATAGGCGTGTTCGGATCATGTGGGCCGGGAACATGGCCGGATGGTACTACGGTCGAAGCACTCAGAACATGTTTCTCTTGGTCGTCGAAGAAGATGTGTGCGCCGAAAGCGTGTAATACAGGCGCTTTATTCCAGATTCCTACGAAATGGGCTTCGTCGGCCGGCGTGTCCCAAGCGCGTAATGTGCGGACGACACGTTCATGGGCCGGTGCGTTCCGCGCCGTTACCAAGGCAATGCGAACCTTGCTGATATTTCCGTCATTGAGATAGACCTTACGCAACGCTGACAGCTTGTGGAGGAACTTGCCGAACGGTCCACGTTTCATTGGATTGGCCGCGTTCGTGGTTTCATGTGCCAGAAAAGCTTCAAGGCCATGTTTTTGATAAATCTCATCGGATTCCGGCCCGAAGACGACGGCGTCGCCATCGAACGCGATACGAACCTCGCCGACGCGGGCGTCTTCAACTCCCGGCGGCGCGATGCCCAGACGCGCAGCGGCGGCTCCACCCTTCACTGCTCCCCTGACGTCGGCGTCCTCGTTCGAGAGAAACAGATCGATCTTCCACGCCGGGATGTAGGGAGACAATGATCTCCCGCTGGTGAAGCTTCCGGTTTTGATGTCCAGCCCATAGCTTCTGATGGATTTGAACGCTCTGAGCGACAGGTC belongs to Acetobacter sp. and includes:
- a CDS encoding 5'-nucleotidase; the protein is MLPNRQAAVDMLRAEPLRVGVSTRALFNLEEEHNVFREQGVHAYAAMQLDREDVIIDKGAGFDVVERLLALNEAGAKPCVEVVLLSRNSPDLSLRAFKSIRSYGLDIKTGSFTSGRSLSPYIPAWKIDLFLSNEDADVRGAVKGGAAAARLGIAPPGVEDARVGEVRIAFDGDAVVFGPESDEIYQKHGLEAFLAHETTNAANPMKRGPFGKFLHKLSALRKVYLNDGNISKVRIALVTARNAPAHERVVRTLRAWDTPADEAHFVGIWNKAPVLHAFGAHIFFDDQEKHVLSASTVVPSGHVPGPHDPNTPIIPAS